A region of Ictidomys tridecemlineatus isolate mIctTri1 chromosome 4, mIctTri1.hap1, whole genome shotgun sequence DNA encodes the following proteins:
- the Txn gene encoding thioredoxin, with amino-acid sequence MVKQIESKEAFQEALNSAGDKLVVVDFSATWCGPCKMIKPFFHSLSEKYSNVLFLEVDVDDCQDVAADCEVKCMPTFQFFKKGQKVGEFSGANKEKLEATINEFV; translated from the exons ATGGTGAAACAGATCGAAAGCAAG GAAGCTTTTCAGGAAGCCTTGAACTCTGCAGGAGACAAGCTTGTAGTAGTTGACTTCTCTGCCACGTGGTGCGGCCCTTGCAAAATGATCAAGCCTTTCTTTCAT tCCCTCTCTGAAAAATATTCCAATGTGTTGTTCCTTGAAGTAGACGTGGACGACTGTCAG GACGTTGCTGCAGATTGTGAAGTCAAATGCATGCCTACCTTCCAGTTTTTTAAGAAGGGTCAAAAG GTGGGTGAGTTTTCTGGAGCTAATAAGGAAAAGCTCGAAGCCACCATCAATGAATTTGTCTAA